The genomic region TTCGAAAAAAACCAATCACGAATTCTGGATTCGATCTTTCGTTCAACGGCCACGGAAATTGGTTGTGGCTTTCTCGCCGGACGCCAACCGATGTCGAAGGGCTCGATATCCGACCCGAGACCAGGGCATTTGGACATCCGACGCGACGCGGTCGGATTGGCTGGCAATTACGGGAAGGGAGGTGTTCATGGCTGCCCCCTGGATGGTTGCGGCCGGGTTCAAAATCGAAAGGAACAATCGGAACGAACACGGCCACTGGCTACCACGCCTCACGGCCACCGTCCAGAGAGGTCAAGGACCACCGTCGTACCTCACCCTCCCACACCCAGCTCATGTCCGGAAAAAATGATCGCCATGGGTCGCAAAGGGACGGTGGCCGGGTTCACGGGAGATACAGCCGCAAATACCGAGAACACGGCAAAGGCCGTCACTTCACGATCCGGCTAGGACGGGCTTGAACTGTCTCTTCCTTGATGGTAGCTCGGACACTGAATTTGCGAAGACCCGGACCATTCCCATGAACATCCTTTTCATCGTCCTCGTCCCTCTCATTGGAGCCGTGCTCCCACCCCTGGCCATCAGGCTGGGCCGACGGGTATGTGCCTGGACCACCGGGGCCGTGGCCGCCGTCTCCATCGGACTGGCCCTCTCCTGCCTTGCCTCGGTCTTCGATGGGCATCCCCCGACGGTGGTCTGGCCGTGGCTGCCACGATTTGGGCTGGACATCGCCCTGCGCATGGACGGTCTGGCCGCCATGTTCGTCCTGCTCGTCTCGGGCATCGGTCTTCTGGTCATCTTGTACGCCCGCTACTACCTTTCGGAAAAGGACCCCATGGGGCGTCTCTACGGACAGCTCCTCCTGTTCATGAGCGCCATGCTCGGGGTGGCCCTGGCCGACAACCTCCTGCTCCTCGTGATCTTCTGGGAGCTGACCTCCATCTCGTCGTTTCTGCTCATCGGCTACTGGAATCACCGCGCGGACGCCCGCCAGGGGGCCCGCATGGCCCTCATCGTCACTGGAGCCGGAGGCCTGGCCCTGCTGGCCGGGTTGCTCCTTCTCGGTCAGATGGCCGGAACCTTCCAGATTTCAATGCTCCTCGAACGGGGCGACCTCATCCGCAGCCATCCCCTCTACACCCCGGCCCTGATCCTTATCCTCGTCGGAGCCTTCACCAAATCGGCCCAGTTTCCCTTCCACTTCTGGCTGCCCCGGGCCATGGCCGCCCCGACCCCCATCAGCGCCTACCTCCACTCGGCGACCATGGTCAAAGCCGGGGTCTTTCTCCTGGCCCGGCTCTACCCGGTCCTGTCCGGCACGGACCTCTGGTTCTTCCTCGTCGCCGGGGTCGGCCTGGCCACCCTGCTCACCGGCGCGGTCATCGCCCTGTTCCAGCACGACCTGAAGGGCCTCCTGGCCTATTCCACCGTCAGCCACCTGGGGCTCATCGTCCTCCTTTTTGGTCTGGACACCCCCCTGGCCGCCGTGGCCGGAGTCTTCCACATCATCAACCACGCCACCTTCAAGGCCTCCCTGTTCATGGCCGCCGGGATCATCGACCACGAAACCGGGACCCGGGACATGCGCCGCCTGAACGGCCTGTGGAAGTACATGCCCCACACCGCCGCCCTGGCCATGATCGCCTCGGCGGCCATGGCCGGCGTGCCCCTGCTGAACGGGTTTCTGTCCAAGGAGATGTTCTTCGCCGAAACCCTGCACGAAAATCTCCTCGGACCCATGGGCTGGATCGTGCCGACAGGGGCCGTCCTGGCCGGTGTCTTTGCCGTGGCCTATTCGGCCAGGTTCATCCACGACGTCTTCTTCAACGGCGAGCCCCGTGACCTACCCAAGTATCCTCCCCACGAACCTCCCCGGTTCATGAAGATTCCGGTGGAGATCCTGGCCATCCTCTGCCTGGTGGTGGGCATTCTCCCGGTCCAGACCATGGGTCCGTTCCTGCACCTGGCCGCCGCCAGCGTCGTGGGCGGGCCCCTGCCCCCGTACAGCCTGGCCATCTGGCACGGGTTCAACCTGCCGCTGCTCATGAGCTTCCTGGCCCTGGCCGGCGGCCTTGGCCTCTACGCCTGCAGACATCCCCTCTTCACCTTCCGGGAAAGGATGAAGACCGTTCCCGACGCGGCCAAATACTTCTGGTCGGCGGAAGGGGCCTTGACCCGGACGGCCCGAGTCCTGACCCGTTTCGCGGACGACGGAACCCTCTGGAGGCCCACGGCCCTCCTTCTGGCCTCCGCGGCCCTGGCCATGATCTGGCCCCTTGCCGGGGGAACCATCACCGGACCCGTCCCGGCCCAGGGGCTGGACCCCCTGACTGTTCTGGGGGGTTTGATCCTCATGGCCGGAGCCCTGACCACTGTGGTCTGGCATGGCCACCGCCTGGCTGCGGTCGTCGCCCTGAGCGTGGTCGGCCTGGTCATGTCCTTGACCTTTGTCCGCTTTTCGGCCCCGGATCTGGCCCTGACCCAGCTCTCCGTGGAGGTGGTAACCATCATGCTCCTCCTCCTGGCCCTCTTCTTCCTCCCCCAGCGGGAGGCCCCGTCCACGCCATGCGGCCGAAAGACGGCCAATCTGATCCTGGCCGGTTCCACCGGGGCAGGGGTGGGCCTGCTGGCCTGGGCCGTTCTGACCCGGCCCCACGAGTCCATCTCGGGATTCTTCATGGACTGGAGCCTGCCCGGTGGAGGCGGGGCCAACGTGGTCAACGTCATTTTGGTCGACTTTCGCGGCTTCGACACCCTGGGCGAGATCACGGTCCTGGCCGTGGCCGCCGTGGGCATCTACGCCCTTATCGACACACTGAGGCTCGCCTCGCCCGGGGCCGACATGGACGGCCGACCCTGGTGCCTGGAACGCCACCCCCTGATCCTGTCCCAGATGACCCGGTTCCTGCTGCCCCTGGCCCTGCTGGTCTCGGTCTTTCTCTTCCTTCGCGGACACAACGCCCCGGGCGGGGGCTTCATCGCCGGACTGGTCACGGCCGTGGCCCTCATCCTCCAGTACATGGCCAGCGGCATCGCCTGGGCCCAGAACCAATGGAGAAAAGATTTTCACACCATCATCGCCTGGGGCGTGCTCATCGCCGCGGGCACCGGACTAGGGAGCCTCATCTTCGGCCACCCCTTCCTGACCTCGGCCTTTGGCCATTTCCATCTCCCGCTCGTGGGCGAATTCGAACTGGCCAGCGCCATGTTCTTCGATCTCGGGGTCTTTTTGGCCGTGGTCGGGGTGATCATGCTCATCCTGGCCAATCTGGGGAAACTGGCCCGGCACGGATCCGGGCAAAGGGGGAAGGCCTGATGGAACTCCTCGCCGCCCTGGCCGTGGCCGTCCTTGTCGGTTGCGGAGTCTATCTGATCCTGGGGGGAAGAACCTTCACCGTGGTTCTCGGACTGTCCCTCCTGTCCTACGCGGTCAACCTCTTTCTCTTCTTCAGCGGCCGGCTGATGACTGCGGCACCGCCCCTGGCCGTGGGGACCCAGCCCACGGCCGATCCTCTGCCCCAGGCTCTGGTCCTGACC from Deltaproteobacteria bacterium harbors:
- a CDS encoding monovalent cation/H+ antiporter subunit A, whose product is MNILFIVLVPLIGAVLPPLAIRLGRRVCAWTTGAVAAVSIGLALSCLASVFDGHPPTVVWPWLPRFGLDIALRMDGLAAMFVLLVSGIGLLVILYARYYLSEKDPMGRLYGQLLLFMSAMLGVALADNLLLLVIFWELTSISSFLLIGYWNHRADARQGARMALIVTGAGGLALLAGLLLLGQMAGTFQISMLLERGDLIRSHPLYTPALILILVGAFTKSAQFPFHFWLPRAMAAPTPISAYLHSATMVKAGVFLLARLYPVLSGTDLWFFLVAGVGLATLLTGAVIALFQHDLKGLLAYSTVSHLGLIVLLFGLDTPLAAVAGVFHIINHATFKASLFMAAGIIDHETGTRDMRRLNGLWKYMPHTAALAMIASAAMAGVPLLNGFLSKEMFFAETLHENLLGPMGWIVPTGAVLAGVFAVAYSARFIHDVFFNGEPRDLPKYPPHEPPRFMKIPVEILAILCLVVGILPVQTMGPFLHLAAASVVGGPLPPYSLAIWHGFNLPLLMSFLALAGGLGLYACRHPLFTFRERMKTVPDAAKYFWSAEGALTRTARVLTRFADDGTLWRPTALLLASAALAMIWPLAGGTITGPVPAQGLDPLTVLGGLILMAGALTTVVWHGHRLAAVVALSVVGLVMSLTFVRFSAPDLALTQLSVEVVTIMLLLLALFFLPQREAPSTPCGRKTANLILAGSTGAGVGLLAWAVLTRPHESISGFFMDWSLPGGGGANVVNVILVDFRGFDTLGEITVLAVAAVGIYALIDTLRLASPGADMDGRPWCLERHPLILSQMTRFLLPLALLVSVFLFLRGHNAPGGGFIAGLVTAVALILQYMASGIAWAQNQWRKDFHTIIAWGVLIAAGTGLGSLIFGHPFLTSAFGHFHLPLVGEFELASAMFFDLGVFLAVVGVIMLILANLGKLARHGSGQRGKA
- a CDS encoding Na+/H+ antiporter subunit C, which encodes MELLAALAVAVLVGCGVYLILGGRTFTVVLGLSLLSYAVNLFLFFSGRLMTAAPPLAVGTQPTADPLPQALVLTAIVIGFGMTAFVVILALRARGELGSDHVDAGEDRP